The following coding sequences lie in one Enterococcus sp. 9E7_DIV0242 genomic window:
- a CDS encoding WxL domain-containing protein yields MKQNNKKLAIGLALVGLIGLSYSYFNNYSMVKAAPLSPADYIDFGPTTTPGAHILRGNSTDIDGNIVELPGEYGTIFKINPDTSYEVSGNQDYINVGDVKKSNGTIAKTKYYRFKPFSSSLPENEKPTVKIKNAGVFQGKTIDLKLVIDSVDLTGAEGEYFNFIAVHPEDAELTPTQMNYPVSDSYAKTWAELFLFLGSGNRNTGSTMNPLYDLYIQGNSAEYHYEFYYSDDNTKIDDFKGVWNFGNINRQKAVSVEHSDMTDFSDVYIREYDSSASPVNYIGVKKDYKNNVATPNFVEFGAAGSAAFTPNSKISKLIGGDNIDMGVQYRHTSRGPMAIVYDSNSLVRIAPSRPIVFGEKNSTAHGQSGYKDLRYTIRQATSPNTYDNGIDNRNDAFEIQSEVPDYYDIHKDSVKVYQYPSGVEATSLFNIETTGNTVRIIARDPKSDEFDGEVFDVKVVAKPNATFNLPANKTLYGYMESGDLNGYMTNFEMGGPKTKVVYSYATKKNVALESLEIEGQTKSQVRYDGIPSANARENITYPVGINWVTEFGTDLDNRTKIEADLIKDIAVDTENFPHDEITSIKLDSTRLPDTSTERDVVVYVILTTAQGVEATVPVTITLEQGNADLTVRFVDETDNDITGFGPVILTGTIGETANLTNEPEVTDVLAALTAAGYDIVANGKPANETAVAFEEGGSTVKYILAKAKSTITVEFYYVSKQGVETAIQEVAPVVLNNKEVATSVDLTLETSVMDAISTIVNTGRFTLLNTGRPSDETAVVVERTNKTVKYIFTGQLKLESVPTLDFRKQAITATDAVKVDNPSLIDNENYTAADNVDHKDKLIVSDYRSVANGWTLSVKLLSPLLPDEANPNTAYVLADAIRYDTGSEEVIITEDLRDIVSETHEGQYDVSSTWTPAGKGFKLELPAGAVNKMGKYKATMQYVLANTP; encoded by the coding sequence ATGAAACAAAATAATAAAAAACTCGCTATCGGATTAGCTTTGGTTGGTTTGATTGGTTTGAGTTACTCCTACTTTAATAATTACTCTATGGTAAAAGCGGCACCTCTATCTCCAGCAGATTATATTGATTTTGGTCCAACAACAACACCAGGTGCCCATATTTTAAGGGGCAATAGTACAGATATAGATGGGAATATAGTTGAACTACCAGGTGAATATGGAACTATTTTCAAAATAAACCCAGATACCTCATATGAGGTATCTGGTAATCAAGATTACATCAATGTTGGAGATGTAAAAAAATCAAATGGTACGATTGCCAAAACAAAATATTATCGTTTCAAACCATTTTCATCATCGTTACCTGAAAATGAGAAACCAACAGTAAAAATTAAAAATGCTGGGGTTTTTCAGGGGAAAACAATAGATTTGAAATTGGTCATAGATAGTGTTGATCTTACAGGGGCAGAGGGAGAATATTTCAATTTTATTGCAGTACATCCTGAAGATGCTGAGCTAACACCTACTCAGATGAATTATCCTGTAAGTGACAGTTATGCAAAAACTTGGGCAGAGCTATTTCTATTTTTAGGAAGTGGTAATAGAAATACTGGATCAACAATGAATCCACTCTATGATTTGTATATACAAGGAAATAGTGCTGAGTACCATTATGAATTTTACTATAGTGATGATAATACAAAAATCGATGATTTTAAAGGTGTTTGGAACTTCGGGAACATAAACAGACAAAAAGCGGTTTCTGTGGAACATTCTGATATGACAGATTTTTCTGATGTATATATTAGGGAGTATGATTCTTCTGCGTCCCCTGTCAACTATATTGGGGTCAAGAAAGACTATAAGAATAATGTAGCTACTCCTAATTTTGTTGAGTTCGGTGCAGCAGGTTCTGCTGCGTTTACCCCTAACTCTAAAATATCAAAGTTGATCGGTGGCGATAATATTGACATGGGAGTTCAATATCGTCATACAAGCAGAGGACCTATGGCGATCGTTTATGATTCCAATTCTTTGGTGCGTATCGCACCGTCTCGCCCAATTGTATTCGGAGAGAAGAATAGTACCGCTCATGGTCAATCCGGTTACAAAGACCTAAGATATACAATTCGTCAAGCAACTTCACCAAACACGTACGATAACGGAATTGATAATCGGAATGATGCGTTTGAAATTCAATCAGAGGTTCCCGATTATTACGATATCCATAAGGATTCTGTCAAGGTTTATCAGTATCCATCTGGTGTGGAGGCTACTAGTTTGTTTAACATTGAAACAACTGGAAATACGGTACGAATAATTGCTAGAGATCCGAAAAGTGATGAGTTTGACGGAGAAGTATTTGATGTAAAAGTTGTTGCAAAACCAAATGCGACCTTTAATCTTCCAGCAAATAAAACACTTTATGGCTATATGGAATCCGGTGATCTGAATGGATACATGACAAACTTTGAGATGGGTGGTCCAAAAACGAAAGTGGTTTATTCTTATGCGACGAAAAAAAATGTTGCATTAGAATCACTGGAAATAGAGGGGCAAACAAAGTCTCAGGTGCGTTATGATGGTATTCCATCGGCGAATGCCAGAGAAAATATCACGTATCCTGTAGGAATAAATTGGGTGACGGAGTTCGGTACAGATCTTGACAATCGAACAAAAATCGAGGCAGATTTAATCAAGGATATCGCTGTAGATACAGAGAATTTTCCTCATGATGAAATAACTTCTATTAAGCTCGATTCAACCCGATTACCAGATACTTCGACAGAAAGAGATGTAGTTGTATATGTGATTTTGACAACGGCCCAGGGGGTTGAAGCAACAGTTCCAGTTACTATAACCTTAGAACAAGGAAATGCTGATTTAACCGTTCGCTTTGTAGATGAAACCGATAACGATATTACCGGTTTCGGCCCAGTTATCTTGACAGGAACAATTGGTGAAACAGCAAATTTGACTAATGAACCAGAAGTTACAGATGTATTAGCTGCTTTGACGGCTGCTGGCTATGATATTGTCGCCAATGGTAAACCGGCGAATGAAACAGCTGTAGCGTTCGAAGAAGGTGGGTCAACGGTCAAGTATATTCTTGCGAAGGCAAAAAGTACGATAACTGTTGAATTTTATTATGTGTCTAAACAAGGCGTGGAAACAGCTATTCAAGAAGTAGCACCTGTTGTGCTGAATAATAAAGAAGTCGCAACATCAGTTGATTTGACTTTAGAAACAAGCGTGATGGATGCGATTTCTACAATTGTGAACACAGGACGTTTCACATTGCTGAATACAGGTCGTCCAAGTGATGAAACGGCAGTGGTTGTTGAACGCACAAATAAAACAGTGAAGTATATTTTTACCGGTCAACTGAAGCTGGAATCCGTACCAACATTAGATTTCCGCAAACAGGCTATTACAGCAACAGATGCGGTAAAGGTAGATAACCCAAGCTTGATTGACAATGAAAATTATACTGCAGCGGATAACGTGGACCACAAGGATAAGCTGATTGTTTCGGATTATCGTAGTGTAGCAAATGGCTGGACACTATCTGTTAAGCTATTGTCGCCATTACTTCCGGATGAAGCTAATCCAAATACAGCGTATGTCTTGGCAGATGCTATTCGTTATGACACAGGCAGTGAAGAAGTAATTATTACAGAAGATTTACGAGACATTGTTTCTGAAACACATGAAGGTCAGTATGATGTGAGTTCTACTTGGACTCCTGCGGGTAAAGGTTTCAAGCTAGAGCTTCCGGCAGGTGCTGTCAATAAGATGGGTAAATACAAGGCAACGATGCAATACGTACTGGCAAATACACCATAG
- a CDS encoding LPXTG cell wall anchor domain-containing protein: MNVRKKSLVLLVTSFLLVLSVLSGFAMNVAANGNGGSVQTNGVISFYDETIASSTTEPTDSSTAISSEPEPSTTDSSIVEKPAGGKLPSTGELVKMSLSVSGLAVLVAVLIFFFWKKRKDNSKREGN, translated from the coding sequence ATGAACGTGAGAAAAAAATCGCTTGTTTTACTTGTTACTTCTTTCCTTTTGGTGCTGAGTGTACTTTCAGGTTTTGCAATGAATGTTGCAGCTAATGGAAACGGCGGTTCTGTTCAAACGAACGGCGTCATCAGTTTTTATGATGAGACAATTGCCTCTTCCACTACAGAACCAACAGATTCATCCACAGCAATTTCTTCAGAACCGGAACCGTCAACTACTGATTCAAGTATCGTTGAGAAACCGGCTGGTGGTAAGCTGCCTTCAACAGGAGAACTGGTGAAGATGAGCCTATCTGTCAGTGGACTGGCTGTTCTAGTAGCTGTTCTGATCTTCTTCTTTTGGAAGAAGCGAAAAGACAATAGTAAAAGAGAGGGGAACTAA
- a CDS encoding WxL domain-containing protein — protein MKITKLLSAVVLFSTSLLFFCGQTAAAEEGVNQDAVIEFTNGTEIDHIVDPEHPEIPVNPGESPSTSGRLRLDFVPQLNFSANAIADEEVSYPVNAQLFLDDTSPRGNFIQVSDYRTTATAQGWTLQVRQESQFTNSNTTNSSLNGAVLSFDKSWTSTPNSTTGAPVVSSEVIRLNNIGDTYVLANAEKNNGAGTWSISFGASPEHTNGQASTLTPKVGKDGAPLLDAAFNNQQVHENSAIKLTVPKGTTVDPVPYSTVITWILAELP, from the coding sequence ATGAAGATAACGAAACTGCTTTCAGCTGTTGTATTGTTTTCAACTTCCCTGCTCTTTTTCTGTGGACAGACAGCTGCAGCAGAAGAAGGAGTCAATCAAGACGCAGTCATTGAATTTACAAATGGGACAGAGATCGATCATATCGTAGATCCGGAACATCCGGAAATACCGGTTAATCCAGGAGAAAGTCCGAGTACGTCAGGGAGATTGAGGCTTGATTTTGTTCCTCAGTTGAATTTTTCTGCTAACGCTATCGCGGATGAAGAGGTTTCCTATCCGGTCAACGCTCAATTGTTTTTAGATGACACAAGTCCACGAGGAAATTTCATTCAGGTTTCCGATTATCGGACGACAGCGACAGCTCAAGGCTGGACGCTACAGGTAAGACAGGAAAGTCAATTCACTAATTCAAATACGACAAACAGCTCATTAAATGGAGCGGTATTGTCCTTTGATAAATCATGGACGAGCACACCAAATTCTACAACAGGAGCTCCCGTTGTCTCAAGTGAAGTTATTCGTTTGAATAATATTGGTGATACCTATGTATTAGCCAATGCTGAAAAAAACAATGGAGCGGGAACCTGGAGTATTTCTTTTGGTGCCTCCCCAGAACATACAAATGGTCAAGCATCAACATTGACCCCTAAGGTTGGTAAGGATGGTGCACCTCTTTTAGATGCAGCATTCAATAATCAGCAAGTTCATGAAAATAGCGCAATAAAACTAACTGTACCGAAAGGCACGACCGTCGATCCGGTACCCTATTCAACGGTGATAACTTGGATATTAGCCGAGTTACCATAA